From one Brevibacterium sp. 'Marine' genomic stretch:
- the dnaB gene encoding replicative DNA helicase, with the protein MSNEQGYDGLRTPPQDVEAEQSVLGAMLLSKDAIADCVETMNGDDFYKPAHETIYEAVLDLYSRGEPADSVTVANYLTKTGDLARVGGAAYLHTLISSVPTAANAGYYAAIVSEQAVLRRLVEAGTRIVQMGYDAEGDTDDVVNSAQAEIYKVTERHTTEDYVILSDILGEVAQEIERNGNTDGQTAGVPTGFTEFDNLTNGLHPGTMIVIAARPGVGKSTLALDFIRSAAIHNDAAAVFFSLEMGKNELVMRLLSAESEIPLQNLRRGELSPHDWTTLAATEARINNAPLFVDDSPNMALTEIRAKCRRLKQQHNLQMVCVDYLQLMSSGKRVESRQQEVSEFSRSLKLLAKELEVPVIALSQLNRGSEQRTDKRPMISDLRESGSIEQDADMVLLIHREDMYDKEHERAGEADIIVAKHRAGPTMDIPVAFQGAKSRFVNMPQ; encoded by the coding sequence GTGAGCAACGAGCAGGGCTATGACGGTCTGAGGACCCCTCCGCAGGACGTCGAGGCCGAGCAGAGCGTGCTCGGTGCGATGCTTCTGTCGAAGGACGCCATCGCCGACTGCGTCGAGACGATGAATGGTGATGACTTCTACAAGCCCGCTCACGAAACCATCTACGAGGCGGTCCTCGACCTCTATTCCCGAGGTGAGCCCGCAGACTCGGTGACGGTGGCGAACTACCTGACGAAGACCGGTGACCTCGCCCGCGTCGGCGGCGCCGCCTACCTGCACACCCTCATCTCGTCGGTCCCGACCGCCGCCAACGCCGGCTACTATGCCGCGATCGTCAGCGAACAGGCCGTGCTGCGCCGCCTCGTCGAGGCCGGCACCCGCATCGTCCAGATGGGCTACGACGCCGAAGGCGACACCGATGACGTCGTGAACTCCGCGCAGGCGGAGATCTACAAGGTCACCGAACGCCATACGACGGAGGACTACGTCATCCTCTCCGACATCCTCGGCGAGGTGGCCCAGGAGATCGAACGCAACGGCAACACCGATGGGCAGACCGCGGGTGTGCCCACCGGTTTCACCGAGTTCGACAACCTCACCAACGGTCTGCACCCGGGCACGATGATCGTCATCGCCGCCCGACCCGGTGTCGGCAAGTCGACTCTGGCGCTCGACTTCATCCGTTCGGCTGCGATCCACAACGATGCGGCCGCCGTGTTCTTCTCGCTCGAGATGGGCAAGAACGAACTCGTCATGCGTCTGCTCTCGGCCGAGTCGGAGATTCCGCTGCAGAACCTGCGCCGCGGCGAACTCAGCCCGCACGACTGGACGACCCTGGCCGCGACCGAGGCCCGGATCAACAATGCGCCGCTGTTCGTCGACGATTCGCCGAACATGGCGCTGACCGAGATCCGCGCGAAGTGCCGACGGCTCAAACAGCAGCACAATCTGCAGATGGTCTGCGTCGACTACCTGCAGCTGATGTCCTCGGGCAAACGCGTCGAATCCCGCCAGCAGGAGGTCTCGGAGTTCTCGCGTTCGCTCAAGCTGCTGGCCAAAGAGCTCGAAGTGCCGGTCATCGCTTTGTCCCAGCTCAACCGCGGCAGTGAGCAGCGCACGGACAAACGGCCGATGATCTCCGATCTGCGTGAGTCAGGTTCGATCGAGCAGGACGCGGATATGGTTCTCCTCATCCACCGTGAGGACATGTACGACAAGGAACACGAACGTGCCGGTGAGGCCGACATCATCGTCGCCAAGCACCGTGCCGGTCCGACGATGGACATTCCCGTGGCGTTCCAGGGTGCGAAGTCCCGGTTCGTCAACATGCCGCAGTGA
- a CDS encoding helix-turn-helix transcriptional regulator, which translates to MDNRAEVREFLMSRRAKITPDRVGLPSHGTRRVPGLRRSEVAALAGLSVEYYSKLERGAIAGASAAVLEALSEALMLDDTERSHLVDLARAADGIPTSGRRRRPVTVQRPPHETLFWMLDSITDSIAFVRNDMQDMVAVNDLGRAFYSPIIGDGGRTPNLARFQFLDPASRDFYPDWDLFAQMCVAIIRSAAGKDPHNRGIQDLVGELSTQSETFRTLWAQHDVRTHGTGMKRFNHPVVGELDLAFEELRITAEDGLALIIYTPEPGSDSEQRVRLLASWAASDTNHHPDFGLAGDRTQTDAEADVNRPRG; encoded by the coding sequence ATGGACAACCGAGCCGAAGTACGCGAATTCCTCATGTCGCGGCGGGCGAAGATCACCCCCGATCGCGTGGGCCTTCCCTCACACGGCACGAGACGGGTTCCGGGACTGCGTCGCAGCGAGGTCGCGGCGCTGGCAGGACTGAGCGTCGAGTACTATTCGAAGCTCGAACGCGGCGCCATCGCAGGGGCATCCGCGGCAGTCCTCGAAGCACTGTCCGAGGCCCTCATGCTCGACGACACCGAGCGGAGCCACCTCGTCGATCTTGCCCGCGCCGCCGACGGCATCCCGACCTCGGGTCGCAGGCGCCGACCAGTGACCGTCCAGCGTCCCCCGCACGAGACGCTGTTCTGGATGCTCGATTCGATCACGGACTCGATCGCCTTCGTCCGCAACGATATGCAGGACATGGTCGCCGTCAACGACCTCGGCCGCGCATTCTATTCACCGATCATCGGAGATGGCGGCCGGACACCGAACCTGGCGCGATTCCAATTCCTCGACCCCGCCTCGAGGGACTTCTATCCGGATTGGGACCTCTTCGCCCAGATGTGCGTGGCGATCATCCGGAGTGCGGCAGGGAAGGATCCGCACAATCGCGGGATCCAGGACCTCGTCGGTGAGCTGTCGACCCAGAGCGAGACGTTCAGAACGCTGTGGGCCCAGCACGACGTCCGCACACACGGGACGGGAATGAAGCGCTTCAACCATCCCGTCGTCGGTGAACTCGACCTCGCCTTCGAAGAGCTGCGAATCACCGCCGAAGACGGACTCGCGCTGATCATCTACACCCCGGAACCGGGGTCGGATTCGGAGCAGCGGGTGCGTCTGCTCGCTTCCTGGGCGGCATCGGACACCAACCACCACCCCGATTTCGGTCTCGCGGGAGACCGAACCCAGACCGACGCCGAAGCGGACGTGAATCGTCCGCGGGGCTGA
- a CDS encoding FtsX-like permease family protein, with translation MSTSLTAVPLVLGRRSLTSASSLLVAAAFFACATLFLTVAAGAWMFFQIPPSPDPADAGLDIMYKTLAGLATALLIIPAATLASASATLSARRQDERLSTMSLLGARRSQITALAVAEPLIPALAGIILGMLGYLGLALPVSFIHFMGEPIGYQNMLMPAWLILVVVVFLALVCAGSALLGLRKVAVSPLGVRTKSLERKFPLGRVIVAVAAVIALPIVFALTKADLGLGVVLGVTVGFLVLGLVVVDLVGGLLIRWFAHLSGRRAATPERLIAARLVSDEPKRFWRRVSGLAMAAFTAAVCGSGVALSQLGIDAAEDSDVGVSEAETHLFHDMFTGVLLVMGIAIVLISVSAVINQVADIYDRADTFSDLYAAGADPRLLHRALVRAVMAPAIWVSLLAGGLGLLLVLPLAGAALVFKPVTFLTILLTVVVGIGIIRGGLQLTKPILHSVATAGRSRD, from the coding sequence ATGTCCACGTCGTTGACAGCCGTTCCCCTCGTCCTCGGACGCAGATCGCTGACCTCGGCGAGTTCCCTGCTCGTGGCCGCCGCGTTCTTCGCGTGTGCCACGCTGTTCCTCACCGTGGCCGCCGGGGCCTGGATGTTCTTCCAGATCCCACCGAGCCCCGATCCCGCGGACGCGGGTCTCGACATCATGTACAAGACCCTCGCGGGCCTGGCCACGGCTCTGCTGATCATCCCCGCGGCCACCCTGGCATCGGCCTCGGCGACCCTGTCGGCACGTCGGCAGGACGAACGGCTGTCGACGATGTCGCTGCTCGGGGCCAGACGGTCCCAGATCACCGCGCTCGCCGTGGCCGAACCGCTGATCCCGGCCCTGGCCGGCATCATCCTCGGGATGCTCGGGTATCTCGGACTGGCGCTGCCGGTCAGCTTCATCCACTTCATGGGCGAACCCATCGGGTACCAGAACATGCTCATGCCCGCGTGGCTCATCCTCGTCGTGGTCGTCTTCCTCGCCCTGGTCTGCGCGGGTTCGGCCCTGCTGGGTCTGCGCAAGGTCGCGGTCTCCCCGTTGGGCGTGCGCACGAAGAGCCTGGAGCGGAAGTTCCCGCTCGGCCGTGTCATCGTCGCCGTCGCCGCCGTCATCGCGCTGCCGATCGTCTTCGCGTTGACGAAGGCCGACCTCGGTCTCGGAGTCGTCCTCGGCGTGACCGTCGGCTTCCTGGTCCTCGGACTCGTCGTCGTCGACCTCGTCGGCGGACTCCTCATCCGCTGGTTCGCTCACCTGTCCGGTCGGCGGGCCGCCACCCCGGAGCGCCTCATCGCGGCTCGTTTGGTCTCCGACGAACCCAAACGGTTCTGGCGACGCGTGTCCGGCCTGGCGATGGCGGCCTTCACCGCAGCCGTCTGCGGGTCCGGCGTCGCCCTGTCCCAGCTCGGAATCGATGCCGCCGAGGACTCAGATGTGGGAGTGAGTGAGGCCGAGACCCACCTCTTCCACGACATGTTCACCGGGGTGCTGCTCGTCATGGGCATCGCCATCGTGCTCATCAGTGTCTCGGCAGTGATCAACCAGGTCGCCGACATCTACGACCGAGCCGACACCTTCTCCGACCTCTATGCCGCCGGTGCCGATCCCAGGCTTCTGCACCGTGCGCTGGTCCGGGCCGTCATGGCCCCGGCGATCTGGGTGTCCCTGTTGGCCGGAGGGCTCGGGCTGCTGCTCGTCCTGCCCCTGGCCGGAGCCGCGCTCGTGTTCAAGCCGGTCACCTTCCTCACGATCCTGCTCACCGTGGTCGTCGGCATCGGAATCATCCGTGGTGGACTGCAGCTGACGAAGCCGATTCTGCACTCCGTGGCCACGGCCGGGAGGTCCCGGGACTGA
- a CDS encoding uroporphyrinogen-III synthase → MNQPRTDLGDELAGRRIVLTAQRRAEQLAAALERHGAKIVHAPTLSVIPHSDDPELVTRTRELIADRPDIVVVTTGVGFTGWGDVAEAAGLREEWHAMLAGARIYARGPKARGAIQAAGLSPHWIADSETSAEIQQVLLGEGVDGQRIAVQHHGAGADGLDEAFVAAGADVRSLVIYRWGPAPDPAAVIDAVGLVAQRRCDAVAFTSAPGAAAFLTAADEQALLPAVIEAFNESVVAAAVGDVTAAPLHEQGIRTVIPERFRLGALARLLISELAE, encoded by the coding sequence ATGAACCAGCCCCGTACTGACTTAGGCGACGAGCTGGCCGGGCGTCGCATCGTGCTCACCGCTCAGCGGCGCGCGGAGCAGCTCGCCGCCGCCCTCGAGCGTCATGGTGCCAAGATCGTGCACGCCCCGACCCTGTCCGTCATCCCGCACAGCGATGACCCCGAGCTTGTGACACGCACCCGTGAACTCATCGCGGACCGGCCGGACATCGTCGTGGTCACGACCGGAGTCGGATTCACCGGCTGGGGCGACGTGGCTGAAGCCGCGGGTCTGCGCGAGGAATGGCACGCGATGCTCGCCGGAGCTCGGATCTACGCCCGCGGTCCCAAGGCACGTGGAGCGATTCAGGCGGCCGGACTGAGCCCTCACTGGATCGCGGACTCCGAGACGAGCGCAGAGATCCAGCAGGTCCTCCTCGGCGAGGGCGTGGATGGTCAGCGGATCGCCGTACAGCATCACGGTGCCGGAGCCGACGGACTCGATGAGGCCTTCGTCGCGGCAGGCGCCGACGTCCGCTCCCTCGTCATCTACCGGTGGGGCCCGGCGCCCGATCCGGCTGCCGTGATCGACGCGGTCGGCCTCGTCGCGCAGCGCAGGTGCGACGCCGTGGCCTTCACCTCAGCACCCGGGGCGGCAGCATTCCTCACCGCAGCCGACGAGCAGGCACTGCTGCCGGCCGTGATCGAGGCGTTCAACGAATCGGTGGTGGCGGCAGCAGTCGGCGACGTCACAGCAGCACCGCTGCATGAACAGGGAATCAGAACCGTGATCCCCGAGCGATTCCGGCTCGGAGCCCTCGCCCGTCTGCTGATCAGTGAACTCGCCGAATGA
- a CDS encoding ABC transporter ATP-binding protein: MTQNSSLQHSAIITAGTVTKHFNQTYALAGVDLTIGLGESLAIMGPSGSGKTTLLHCLAGIISPDDGHIRLSPTDRSAAAEITSLKESGRTALRREVFGFVFQQGLLLPELTAVDNVALAAMLAGMSRSDATQHARAWLDRLGLSEHVNKRIGQLSGGQAQRVAIARAQVTQPVVTFADEPTGALDSRTSTEVLTELLGSTVGRGSTLVVVTHDENVAARCSRVVRLADGRIVADSALREAAQ; this comes from the coding sequence ATGACCCAGAACTCTTCGCTCCAGCACTCTGCCATCATCACCGCCGGCACCGTCACGAAGCACTTCAACCAGACCTACGCTCTCGCCGGAGTCGACCTGACGATCGGCCTCGGCGAATCCCTGGCCATCATGGGACCCTCCGGCTCCGGCAAGACGACCCTTCTGCACTGCCTGGCCGGCATCATCAGTCCCGACGACGGTCACATCCGACTCTCGCCGACCGACCGCAGCGCGGCCGCCGAGATCACCTCCCTCAAGGAATCCGGCCGCACCGCCCTGCGCCGCGAGGTCTTCGGCTTCGTCTTCCAGCAGGGGCTGCTCCTGCCCGAACTCACCGCCGTGGACAATGTCGCGCTCGCCGCCATGCTCGCCGGTATGAGCCGCTCGGACGCCACCCAGCACGCCCGGGCCTGGCTCGACCGTCTCGGTCTGAGCGAGCACGTGAACAAGCGGATCGGACAGCTCTCCGGCGGACAGGCACAGAGAGTGGCGATCGCCCGTGCCCAGGTCACCCAACCCGTCGTCACCTTCGCCGACGAACCGACCGGCGCCCTCGACTCCCGAACCTCGACTGAAGTCCTCACCGAGCTGCTGGGCTCCACCGTCGGACGCGGCTCCACCCTCGTCGTCGTCACCCACGATGAGAACGTCGCCGCCCGCTGCTCCCGGGTCGTCAGACTCGCCGATGGCCGCATCGTCGCCGACTCCGCACTACGGGAAGCCGCACAGTGA
- a CDS encoding hotdog domain-containing protein has translation MNFYTRKWVRPEDLNANGSLFGGSLLRWIDEEAAIYAIIQLGNHRVVTKLISEIDFQASAREGDLIEMGLIATHFGRTSLTMRARVRNMITRRSILSIDKIVFVGVDADGTPIPHGYSTITYDRDRMPEPQGTMS, from the coding sequence ATGAACTTCTACACCCGCAAATGGGTCCGGCCCGAAGACCTCAACGCCAACGGTTCCCTCTTCGGCGGCAGCCTGCTGCGATGGATCGACGAGGAGGCTGCGATCTATGCGATCATCCAGCTCGGCAATCACCGGGTCGTGACGAAACTGATCTCGGAGATCGACTTCCAGGCTTCGGCGAGGGAGGGCGATCTCATCGAGATGGGACTCATCGCCACGCATTTCGGGCGAACCTCACTGACGATGAGGGCCCGGGTGCGCAATATGATCACGCGCAGATCCATCCTCAGCATCGACAAGATCGTGTTCGTCGGGGTCGATGCGGACGGCACCCCGATTCCCCATGGGTATTCGACGATCACCTATGACCGGGATCGGATGCCCGAACCGCAGGGAACGATGTCGTAG
- a CDS encoding SRPBCC family protein, whose translation MTRTMQVSDSMVIGVDATALWEQIADPTQMARWSPENTGASTQSSAGPLTAGDVFEGTNRRGPATWVTECVVTDSVPGKRFAFTVRRIGPRTPSLEGANASWAYDFEDLGEATRVTETWTDDRRGWPDPLAWVFDHIVTRGRSFADFQRLNIRRTLTALKDDVEKR comes from the coding sequence ATGACGCGAACGATGCAGGTCAGCGACAGTATGGTGATCGGAGTCGACGCCACCGCGCTCTGGGAGCAGATCGCCGACCCGACCCAGATGGCCCGATGGAGTCCGGAGAACACCGGAGCCAGCACTCAGTCATCCGCAGGTCCCCTGACAGCGGGCGACGTCTTCGAAGGGACGAACCGACGCGGGCCGGCGACCTGGGTGACCGAATGCGTCGTCACCGACTCCGTACCGGGCAAGCGGTTCGCCTTCACGGTGCGCCGGATCGGCCCCCGCACTCCGAGCCTCGAAGGAGCGAACGCCAGTTGGGCATACGACTTCGAGGACCTCGGTGAGGCGACTCGAGTGACCGAGACGTGGACCGATGACCGCCGAGGCTGGCCCGACCCTCTGGCCTGGGTCTTCGACCACATCGTCACACGCGGGAGGAGCTTCGCGGACTTCCAGCGACTGAATATCCGGCGGACTCTCACGGCGTTGAAGGACGACGTCGAAAAGCGGTGA
- a CDS encoding winged helix DNA-binding domain-containing protein, whose product MADSATNDEIIAFRLRAHHLDERLSHNSLLDAAGACGIQNSPPGSALTSLHARVEGMSATALDSAVEEEKSLLQSWCMRGAPHFFPAADLPVFTTGVEPTSEKAMRHFVLGVEQSVDSLGIPLSQILDRVEQEIAGVLRGRRMTITELGEELADVLANSLTTKQRRTWESQGPYARGQSLGAGVIHFCIRLLTLRQILCFAPREGNTAPFVLLDEWIDDPSIASSTASDESERDRARSELLRRYLHCYGPSTRADFAAWIGIRSTEAKPWWDLIAGEITEIDRGRRTWMLAEDVDQLHRAQLPHGVRLLPPHDPYTQMRDRETIASKDFHREIWKTVGDPGALLVDGRIAGTWRARKRNRRLSMTIAPFGTVPKSVKSALTAEAEAIGALREADAVDIEFTSD is encoded by the coding sequence ATGGCCGACTCCGCGACGAACGACGAGATCATCGCCTTCCGCCTCCGCGCCCATCACCTCGATGAGCGACTCAGCCACAACTCACTCCTTGACGCCGCGGGAGCCTGCGGCATCCAGAACAGCCCACCGGGATCCGCGCTGACTTCGCTCCATGCACGAGTCGAGGGCATGAGTGCGACGGCGTTAGATTCGGCCGTCGAAGAGGAGAAGTCTCTGCTCCAGAGCTGGTGCATGCGAGGGGCACCCCATTTCTTTCCCGCTGCCGATCTCCCGGTCTTCACCACCGGGGTCGAACCGACGAGTGAGAAGGCGATGCGCCATTTCGTCCTCGGAGTCGAACAGTCGGTCGATTCGCTCGGGATCCCGCTGAGCCAGATCCTCGATCGGGTCGAGCAGGAGATCGCCGGGGTGCTCAGAGGGCGGAGGATGACGATCACCGAGCTCGGCGAGGAACTCGCCGACGTGCTCGCAAACTCCCTGACGACGAAACAGCGACGCACATGGGAATCTCAGGGCCCGTATGCGAGGGGCCAGAGCCTCGGTGCCGGAGTGATCCACTTCTGCATTCGACTGCTCACTCTGCGGCAGATCCTCTGCTTCGCCCCGCGCGAGGGAAACACGGCTCCATTCGTTCTGCTCGACGAATGGATCGACGATCCTTCGATCGCCTCCTCGACCGCATCCGACGAGAGCGAACGCGACCGGGCCCGGTCCGAACTGCTGCGACGCTATCTTCACTGCTATGGACCGTCGACGCGGGCCGACTTCGCCGCATGGATCGGAATCCGGTCCACGGAGGCGAAACCATGGTGGGACCTGATCGCCGGAGAGATCACCGAAATCGATCGCGGGCGACGGACCTGGATGCTCGCCGAGGATGTCGATCAGCTGCATCGCGCGCAGCTTCCGCACGGCGTCCGTCTGCTTCCCCCACACGATCCCTATACGCAGATGCGGGATCGGGAGACGATCGCGTCCAAGGACTTCCATCGGGAGATCTGGAAGACCGTGGGCGATCCAGGAGCGCTGCTGGTCGACGGCCGGATCGCGGGGACCTGGAGGGCGCGGAAGCGGAATCGACGACTGAGCATGACGATCGCACCGTTCGGCACCGTCCCGAAGTCGGTGAAGAGCGCGCTGACCGCTGAGGCAGAGGCGATCGGCGCACTGCGCGAGGCAGACGCCGTCGACATCGAGTTCACGTCAGACTGA
- a CDS encoding LysR family transcriptional regulator produces MDTTPNDLLVLLAVSRTAKFTTAAHNLGLTHSTVSRRIAALEKSLGGRVLARSDDGWELTDLGERAVAVAEQMETAVAELESPGQGPDTVSGVVRMTATDGFSAYIASPAVAKLRRRHSGLSVEIVTVTRQALQQRSGLDIEVVVGEPRVHRAEAIRLGDYELGLYASRDYLASEGTPASVEDVSDHRLVYFVDSMLQVDDLDAPRRLFPEMKDALTSTNVFVHVEATRAGAGIGFLPCFMADRHPDLVRLFSDSVAERLPYWMVLRPDSMRRPAIAAVVQGLKDEMLAHQAALEGRKLPR; encoded by the coding sequence ATGGACACCACTCCCAACGATCTGCTCGTGCTGCTGGCCGTCTCCCGCACCGCCAAGTTCACGACGGCGGCACACAACCTCGGTCTCACCCACTCGACGGTCTCCCGCCGCATCGCCGCCTTGGAGAAGTCCTTGGGCGGACGCGTGCTGGCCCGCTCGGACGACGGATGGGAGCTGACCGACCTCGGGGAACGAGCCGTCGCGGTGGCCGAACAGATGGAGACCGCGGTCGCCGAACTCGAGAGTCCCGGTCAGGGTCCGGACACGGTGTCCGGAGTGGTGAGGATGACCGCAACGGACGGGTTCAGCGCCTATATCGCCTCCCCGGCGGTCGCGAAGCTGCGACGTCGACATTCCGGGCTGAGCGTCGAGATCGTCACCGTCACCAGACAGGCCCTGCAGCAGCGGTCCGGTCTCGACATCGAGGTCGTCGTCGGGGAACCGCGCGTGCACCGGGCGGAGGCGATCAGGCTCGGTGACTACGAACTCGGCCTCTACGCCTCACGCGACTATCTGGCGTCCGAGGGCACCCCCGCCTCGGTGGAGGACGTGAGCGACCATCGACTCGTCTATTTCGTCGATTCGATGCTCCAGGTCGACGACCTCGACGCGCCGAGGCGGCTGTTTCCCGAGATGAAGGATGCGCTGACCTCGACGAACGTCTTCGTCCACGTCGAAGCGACCCGGGCGGGAGCCGGCATCGGATTCCTCCCGTGTTTCATGGCCGACCGGCACCCCGACCTCGTGCGACTCTTTTCCGATTCGGTGGCCGAGCGCCTGCCCTACTGGATGGTGCTCAGGCCCGATTCGATGCGCCGGCCGGCCATCGCCGCCGTCGTGCAGGGGCTCAAGGATGAGATGCTCGCCCACCAGGCTGCTCTCGAAGGACGAAAGTTGCCCCGGTGA
- a CDS encoding FtsX-like permease family protein yields the protein MNILPLLLSKPSLTSTTSRLVGIAFFSCSTIFLTVAAGAWAFIDRPEVTGYAEVAELYQLLAVLATVFLVVPATSLGVASAKLSARRQDERLSTLSLLGAQRSTIRLIAVAEPFIPASAGILAGIGGYLLVAWPLSFITFVGEPLGYQALLMPVWLLAAVVAGLLAVCLLASLIGLRKITISPLGVRTRSLARKFPLARVITAIVLVLVVAVATYVSTQMELPTAVTIMYSIATIGITLLLISVLGVLCIRIHAGIAGRIARGPASVMAAGMIADAPGQYWRRVAGLAMITFIAVVGGAGTAMMRSGQEGLTAEDRAVMGPYAHLGDDIFTGLILTLVIAFVLVIVSATINQAADILDRAQTYRELHAAGMTQQMMHRVTVNAVMSPILLVTVVSLFLGGILAWLMASVSDLGDPLTIGTVAAVLVAGVAMVWLGLQVTRPLVRRVTEIDPDNRILAEAAPENRATAEATMA from the coding sequence ATGAATATCCTTCCCCTCCTCCTGTCCAAGCCGTCCCTGACCTCGACGACGTCACGACTCGTCGGGATCGCCTTCTTCTCCTGCTCGACGATCTTCCTCACCGTGGCCGCCGGCGCCTGGGCGTTCATCGACCGCCCCGAGGTCACCGGATACGCCGAGGTGGCCGAGCTCTACCAGCTCCTCGCTGTCCTCGCCACGGTCTTCCTCGTCGTCCCCGCGACCAGCCTCGGGGTCGCCTCGGCGAAATTGAGCGCCCGCCGCCAGGACGAACGACTCTCCACCCTGTCCCTGCTCGGGGCGCAACGCAGCACCATCCGCCTCATCGCCGTCGCCGAACCCTTCATCCCCGCCTCGGCGGGCATCCTCGCCGGAATCGGCGGCTACCTGCTGGTGGCTTGGCCGCTGAGCTTCATCACGTTCGTCGGCGAACCCCTGGGCTATCAGGCTCTGCTCATGCCGGTCTGGCTGCTCGCCGCAGTCGTCGCGGGCCTCCTGGCCGTCTGCCTGCTCGCCTCGCTCATCGGCCTGCGCAAGATCACGATATCCCCGCTGGGCGTGCGCACCCGGTCGCTGGCGCGCAAGTTCCCCCTGGCCCGCGTCATCACGGCCATCGTGCTCGTCCTCGTCGTGGCCGTCGCGACCTATGTCTCCACACAGATGGAGCTGCCGACGGCGGTGACGATCATGTACAGCATCGCAACGATCGGCATCACCCTCCTGCTCATCAGCGTCCTCGGCGTCCTGTGCATCCGCATCCACGCCGGCATCGCAGGCCGAATCGCCCGCGGTCCCGCCTCGGTGATGGCGGCAGGAATGATCGCCGACGCCCCCGGACAGTACTGGCGCCGGGTCGCCGGGCTGGCGATGATCACCTTCATCGCCGTCGTCGGCGGGGCGGGAACGGCGATGATGCGCAGCGGTCAGGAGGGTCTCACCGCCGAGGACCGCGCGGTCATGGGTCCGTACGCCCACCTCGGCGACGATATCTTCACCGGGCTCATCCTCACCCTGGTCATCGCGTTCGTCCTCGTCATCGTCTCGGCCACGATCAACCAAGCCGCTGACATCCTCGACCGGGCTCAGACCTACCGTGAGCTCCACGCCGCCGGTATGACCCAGCAGATGATGCACCGGGTGACCGTCAACGCCGTGATGTCGCCGATCCTGCTGGTCACCGTCGTCTCCCTGTTCCTCGGCGGGATCCTCGCCTGGCTGATGGCTTCGGTGAGCGACCTCGGCGATCCGCTGACCATCGGAACCGTCGCCGCCGTCCTCGTGGCCGGGGTTGCGATGGTGTGGCTGGGGCTGCAGGTCACCCGCCCGCTCGTCCGCCGGGTCACCGAGATCGATCCCGACAACCGCATCCTCGCCGAGGCGGCACCCGAGAACCGGGCCACCGCCGAGGCGACCATGGCCTGA